The window GAGGCCCAACGACGGCTCGTGTTCATCACGCGCATGCGGCTGTCCGGCATGCCCATGCGCGACCTGCAGCACTACGTCGAACTCGTCGAAGCGGGGAGCGAGACCGAACCCGAGAGGCTCGACATCCTCGTCGAGCATCGCGACACGATCCGGCGACAGATCCGCGAGCTGCAGCTCTCGCTCGTCGCGACGGAGTACAAGATCGCCGTCTACGGCGGTGCCACGGGGAGCGCCGGCCGTGACGGAACCGATGCGGACGCCGGGCGGGGCACCGGGGCCTGAGCGGCACCGGATCGGGGCACGGCGTGCGGTACGGGGGAGGGCAGCATCCCGAGTCGACGGCCGACGATCGCACCGTCGCGGGCCGCCCCGTGCGGTGGTCCTGGCACCCGCGACGGGGCGAGCGACGACCGGTCGTCAGCTCCGGCGCTCCCTCGTCGCGTCGGGCTGCTGCGGGTCGTCGCCGGGCACCTCCGCGAGCTGCGGGTTCGCACCGCGGCCCTCGGTGCTGAGCAGGACGACGACGTCGTCCGCCCCGAGCGGGCGCAGGGCGGCGAGCGCGCGGACGCCCGCGAGCGTCGCCGCGCCGCACGGAGCGGCATCGACGCCGAGCGCTTCGAGGTCGAGCACGGCCCTGGTCGCCTCGGCATCCGTCACGGTGAGCGCGAGATCGACACCAGGCGCGAGATCGGGCCACGCGGTCGACGAGGGCGTCCCGCAATTGAGTCCCGCCATGATCGTCTCGCCCGTCGCCACGCTCACCGTACGCCCGGCTCGCAGCGACTCGAGCAGCGCGGGCGCCGCGTCGGGCTCGACCGACAGCACGCTCGGCGCGTGCGGTGACGAGCGCGCGAAGCGGACCGCGGCGTGCGCGAACGAGCCGACCCCGACGGGGACCGCGAGGAGCGAGACACGAGCGACACCGCACGCCGCGAGCTGTTCGTCGATCTCGCCGAACATCGTCGCGTGGCCGTCGACGATCCACCGCGGAACCCGCTCGTACCCTTCCCATGCCGTGTCCTGCACGAGGAGTCCGTGCTCGCCGAGCTCGTCCGCGGCGCGGGCCGCCGCCGACACGACCTCGTCGTACGGCGCCGCGAGCTCCACGACCGCCGCGCCCTCCGCGGCGATCGCCGCCTTCGCCGCCTCGCTGATGCTGCTCGGCACGAGTACGTGCGCGTCGAGGTCGAGCAGGCGCGCGGTGTGCGCGACCGCGCGACCGTGGTTGCCGTCGGTCGCCGCGACGAGCGTCACCGGCTCGGCGGCGGCGTGCGCCCGGAGCGCAGCGAGCCTCGGCGGCTCCGCGAGATGCAGGCGCTCCGCGAGGGCCCGCGCGATCGCGTACGAGGCACCGAGGATCTTGAAGGCGGGCAGCCCGAGCCGCTCCGACTCCTCCTTCACGAACACGCGCGCGACCCCGAGCTCGTCCGCGAGGGACGGGACGTCGACGAGCCGTGTCGCCCGGTAGCCCGGGAGCGTGCGATGGAAGTCGCGTGCCCCGCCACCGCGGCTCGTCGCCCACGCGCGCGCGGCGGGGTGCTCGTAGAGCACCCGCTCGACCGCGCCGCTCACGGCCGCCGCTCCGCGAGACGCACGAGGGTGTTCGCGAGGACCTCGACGCCCGCCGCGCAGTCCTCCGGCGTCGAGTACTCGCGCGGGTTGTGGCTGATGCCGTCGTGCTGACCGCGCACGAACACCATCGCGGTCGGGGCGATCGCCGCCACCTCCTGCGCATCGTGCCCGGCGCCCGACATGATGCGGGTCGTCTGGTGCCCGAGCTCGGCCGCCACCTCGGCGATCGTGTCCTGCACCGCCGCATCGAACGGCACGCAATTCGTTTTCGCCATCCGATGCGTCGCGACGCGGAGGCCCGGTTGCCGTTCGGGCAGCGTCGCGAGGAACGCATCGAGCTCGGCATCGGCCGCCGCCATCGCCTCGTCGTCCGGATTGCGCAGATCGACCGTGAGCTCGGCGCGATCCGGGACGACGCTCGGCAGGCCCGGCGAGGTCGCGATGTGGCCGACCGTCGCGCGCAGGCGCCCGTATCGGCCGGAGTCGACCATCTCACGCACGTGGACGACGATCTGCGCGGCTGCGAGCCCCGCGTCGACGCGCAACTCGGTCGGCGTCGTCCCCGCGTGGGCCGCCCGGCCGTGCAGCGTCACGCGCTGCCACGAGATCGCCTGCACGCCCGTCACGACGCCGACCGCGAGTCCCGCGCGGAGCAGGACCGGCCCCTGCTCGATGTGACACTCCACGTAGGCGTGGGGCGGGTCGAGGCGAACGGGCCGCTCGCCGCGGTAGCCGATGCGAACGAGCTCGTCGCCGAAGCGGAGCCCGGCGGCATCCGTGAGCGCGTAGGCGTCCTTGAGGGCGATACGCCCGGCGGCGACGGCCTAACCGAGCATGTCGGTGCCGAATCGCACCCCCTCCTCCTCGGTCCACGACGCGATCACGATCGGCCGGCGGGTCCGGATGCCCTGTTCGTCGAGCGAGCGCACGACCTCAAGGGCACCGACGACGCCGAGGCAGCCGTCGAAGGCACCGGCCGTGCCCACCGAATCGATGTGCGAGCCGGCCACGACCGGCGCGAGGGCGGGTTCCGTTCCCTCACGGCGGCCGAAGATCGTCCCCATCTCGTCGATCGTCACCTCGAGTCCCGCGTCGCGCAGCCACGACACGAGCAGGTCTCGCCCCGCGGCGTCCTCGTCCGTGAGCGATCGGCGGTTCACGCCGACGAGCGTCGACTCCTCGTCGTCGTATGCGCCGATGCGCGCGAGATCCATGAGGGACGCCCACAGGCGGTCCGTGTCGATGCGCACGCGCTCGGACGTGCCCCGTGTGGTCGTCGTGTCGGACGTCATGCTGCCTCCAGGGTGAGTGTTTCTCGCGCTCGATCGGCGCCGATTCCACGGTAGGCAGCGATGAATGATCGATCGATACGATGAATCAGATCGGTAGCGGTGAAGGCGATCGATGATTGGAGGTGGCGACGTGTACGACGTGCATCGTCTGCGCATCCTGCGTGAAGTGCGGCTCCGCGGCACGCTGGCCGCCGTCGCGAGCGCGCTCGGCTACAGCCCGTCCGCGATCTCCCACCAGCTGTCGATCCTCGAACTCGAGACCGGTGCGACGCTCCTCGAGTCCGTCGGACGTGGTGTGCGCCTCACGCCGACCGCGCTCGCCCTCGTCACCCATGCCGAGAACGTCCTCCGCGAGTTGGTGCGTGCGGAGGCGACGGTCGCCGCCCACCGGACCGACGTCGTCGGGACCGTTCGTGTCGCGACGTTCCAGACGGCGGCCTGGGCTCTCGTGCCCGCCGCCGTCCGTTCGCTCGCCGAGCGGCACCCCGGGCTCGAACTCGCCTTCACTCACGTCGCGGCGGAGACCGCGGTCGCGGGCCTGCTCGCCCGCGACGTCGACATCGCACTCACCGAGCGCTTCCCGGGGGAGGTTCCACTGCGACACGACGGCGTGACGGTGACGCCGCTCCTCGACGATCCGCTCGTGCTCGCGACACCGGCATCGTGGCGGCCGGCGGAGCCCGTCGCCCCCGCCGTGCTCGCCGGGCGGCCGTGGGCGATGGAGCACGAGGGCACCGGCGCGCGCACCTGGACGGAGCGCGTGTGCCACGACGCGGGATTCGTGCCGCGGATCGTCGCGGAGACCGATGACGTGCGGCTCCACGTGCATCTCGTCCGCAGCGGAATCGTCGCGGCGTTCGTCCCTGCGCTCGGGCTCGTCACCGAGGACGGCATCGTCACGACACCCACGGGGGAGCACCGGTCCATCGGGCTCGCGGTCCGCAGCGGCGGCGAACGGGCCCCGGCCGTGGTCGCTGCGTGCGACGCGCTCGCGGCGTCGGTTCGGCACGTGAGCGAGGTCCGATCGGGTCGGAGGTCGCGAACGACGCGGTGACGCGCGTGGTGTGCCGGGCGCAGGACGGCCTCGTCGCAGTTCTCCGGCCGGAACGTCGGGTGAAGTCGTTAGCATCGGGGCATGGAACTTCTCCCGCTCTGGATCGCCCTCGCGGTCGTGATCGTGATCGTGGCCGTGATCGCGCTCGTCTGGATCTCGCAGCGACGACGCCTCGTCCGACTCGGTGACAACGCCGACCGGGCGTGGGGCGAGGTGCGCGGCGGCATCGAGCGCCGCGCCGAACTCGTGCCCCGGCTGCTCGAGGCCGTGCGCACACCCGCCTCGCACGAGAACCGCGCGTTCGAGCAGGCCGAAACGGCCATCGCCGACTCCCTCTCGGCCGCGAGTCCCGCCGACGCGTCGGCGGTCGAGAACCGCGTCCAGGGCGCCATCAGGGGCCTCTTCTCCGTCGCCGAGGGGTACCCCGCGCTGCAGACGGACGCCGACTTCCTCGCGCTGCAGAAGCAGCTCGTCGACGAGGAGAACGCGATCCAGAGTGCCCGCCGCTTCTACAACGGCGCCGCCCGTGAACTCGGCACCGCGGTGCGGACGTTCCCCAGCAACGTCGTCGCGCGGTCGATGGGGGAGCACGAGCGCGAGTTCTTCGAGGTCGCCGACCGGGCCGCGATCGCGGAGCCCCCGCGCGTGCAGTTCTGACGTGCACGGACGACGTACACGACGCCCTGCGCGAACGAGGCAGGACGCGAGGCTTCCGCACGTGTGCCCACTCCTAGGATCGAGCGCATGACCACGAGTACCCCCGACGGCGCGCGAACGGGATCCACGCGCGCCTCCCATCCCGACGACGGCATCGGTCCGTCGACGGGCGAAGCGGCACTCGTGCCGCGAGGCATGCGGATCGCGGGCGCCTACTCGTGGCGCTTCGTCGCGATCGTCCTCGCCCTCGTCCCCATCGGATGGCTCATCGCCCAGGCGAAGATCATCGTCATCCCCGTCCTCGTCGCGGCACTGCTCGCGTCCCTCCTGTCACCGCTCATGAAGTGGCTCATGCACCGAGCGCGCTTCCCCAAGTGGGCCGCGCTCGTCGTGACGCTGCTCGTGCTGTTCACGGCCGTGTCGGTACTCATCTACCTCGTCATCACGCAGTTCGCGAGCGGTCTGCGCTTCGACGTCGACGCGATCCAGACGCAGTACCAGGACTTCCTCGCGCTGCTCGAGAACTCGTGGCTCCACGTCACGCAGGAGCAGATCACCCAGGCGACGAGCCAGGCGATCTCGTGGTTCCAGTCGAACGTGACGAACCTGCTCTCGAGCGCCGTGAGCGCGGGCTCCACCGCCGTCGCGATCGCGACCGGTGCGCTCGTGACGCTCTTCACGCTCATCTTCTACCTGCTCGACGGCCGCGTCATCTGGCTCTTCATCGTCACGCTGTTCCCGCGTGCCGCCCGGGCGGCGGTCGACGGTGCGGGCCTTCGCGGCTGGGAATCGATCGGTCACTACGTCCGCGTGCAGATCGTCGTGGCGCTCATCAACGCCGTCGGCATCGGTATCGGGGCGGCCGTCCTCCAGGTGCCGTTCGCGATCCCCATAGCGATCATCGTCTTCCTCGCGTCGTTCGTGCCGTTCGTCGGCGCGTTCGCGTCGGGCACGCTCGCGGTGGTCATCGCCCTCGGCGCGAACGGACTCGTCAACGCGCTCATCATGCTCGTCATCGTCGTCGGCGTCATGCAGCTCGAATCGCACGTGCTGCAGCCGCTCATCATGGGCAACGCGGTCAAGGTGCACCCCCTCGGCGTCCTGCTCGCGGTGAGTGCCGGGTCCATCTTCGGCGGCATCGCGGGCGCCGTGTTCGCGGTACCGTTGGTCGCGAGCGCCAAGGTCGTGGTGCAGTACATCGCGAGCGGCGAGTGGCACGGGCTCCCCGACCCGACCAAGGTGGGCAGACCCCCGGAGCCCAAGCCGAACCGCATCGTCGCGCGCGTCCGCGAGACGCGCGGGACCGACAGAAAGGCCGACCCTCGGCATGACGAGCACGATTCCTGAACTCGAACTGATCGAAGCGGCACGAGAGATCGTCAACCGGGTCATCACCTCGACCCCGATGGACTCGGCGCGCTTCCTCACCGACGAGCTCGGTTCTCCCGTCTTCCTCAAGTGCGAGAACATGCAGCGCACCGGTTCGTACAAGATCCGTGGAGCCACCTACCGGCTCTCGCGCCTGAGCGACGAGCAGCGCGAGCGCGGTGTCGTCGCGGCGTCGGCCGGGAACCATGCGCAGGGCGTCGCGTTCGCGGCGCGTGAGCTCGGCATCGCCGCGACGATCTTCATGCCCGTCGGGGTGCCGCTCCCGAAGCTGCAGGCGACGCGCGGGTACGGGGCGGACGTCGTCCTCACGGGGAACAACGTCGCCGAGGCGCTCGAGGCGGCGAAGCGGTTCGCGGCCGAGACGGGTGCGGAGTTCATCCACCCCTACGACCACATCGACGTCATCACGGGACAGGCGACCCTCGCCCTCGACGTGTTCGACCAGTTGCCCGACGTCGACACGATCATCGTGCCGATCGGCGGTGGCGGACTCATCTCGGGTGTCGCGTCCGCGGCGATCCGACACGAGGAGGCCACGGGTCACCACGTTCGCGTCATCGGCGTGCAGGCGGCCAATTCGGCGCCGTTCCCGATCTCGGTCGAGGCGGGGCGACCGGTCAAGATCTCGGCCGATCCGACGATCGCCGACGGTATCGCGGTCGATCGCCCGGGGGACCTGACGTTCGAGTACGTGCGCGACCTCGTCGACGACATCGTCACGGTCAGCGAGGACGACATCTCGCGAGCGATCCTGCTGCTCATCGAGCGCGCGAAGCTCGTCGTCGAGCCGGCGGGTGCGACGGGCGTCGCGGCGATCCTCGCGGGCCGTGTCGTCGCGGCGGGGAAGACGGTCGTCGTCCTGTCGGGCGGCAACATCGACCCGCTCATGCTCGAGAAGGTGATCTCGACGGGCCTGACCGCGTCCGACCGCTATATGAAGATGGTCATCGGCCTGCCCGATGTGCCCGGGCAGCTCGCGACGATCTCGCGCATCCTCGCCGAGGTGAACGCGAATGTCATCGAGGTGCTGCACACGCGGCACAACAAGGGCCTGCAGGTGACCGAGGTCGAGCTCGAGGTGTCGGTCGAGACGCGCGGCACCGAGCACGCTCGACTCGTGATCGAGGCGCTGCGCGCGGCCGGGTACGAGCCGAAACTGCGCCGCGGCGAGACGTTCGTGCCCTGACGCCGGGACGGCGGACGACGACGGGCCCCGTCGACGCATGGCGTCGACGGGGCCCGTCGTCCGTGAGCGGGAGCATGGCGCCCGGCACGGTGGGGCTCAGGGGGTGAACGTCTCGACGTTCAGCACCTTGACCGTCATGTCCTTGCCGTTGGGGGCCTCGAAGCTCGTCGTGTCGCCCTGCTTGAGGCCGAGGATCGCGGCGCCGAGCGGGCTCTCGGCCGAGTACACGCGCAGCTCGGTCTGCGAGGCCATCTCGCGCGAACCGAGCAGGAACTTCGACTCGCGCCCCGCGAGTTCGGCGGTGACGACCGTGCCGGTCTCGACGACGCCCGAGGCCTCGGGCGCCTCGCCCACGACCGCGTTCTTCAGCATGGCTTCGAGCTCGCGGATCCGGGCCTCGATCTTGCCCTGCTCGTCCTTCGCGGCGTGGTACCCGGCGTTCTCCTTCAGATCGCCGTCCTCGCGCGCCTCCTCGATCCGCTTCGCGATCTCCTCGCGGCCGGTGGTCGAGAGCGTGTCGAGCTCGTCCTTCAGACGGTCGAACGTCGCGGGGGTGAGCCAGGTCTCGGTGGAGGATGCTGACATGGTTGGACTCCTAGTACGAACAAGAGGTGTGCGGGGCGGGAGTCTCCCGCCGACCGCGGCGCGTTCGCGCCGGACATAAGCCAAAGCTCCGACGTGGTGCCGGAGCTTGATCGCATACCCTATCGTACCCGGCAGTCCTCCACCACAACGGTGGTCGCCGTCTGCACGGTCGAGACGACCTCCGTGTACGCCTGCGTCGAGAGCTGCGCCGCGGGAAGCTCGACCACGACCCACCCGACCACCGCGCTCTGCGCGCTCGTCGCCTCGATCGTGCACGCGAGCGCCGTCCCCGGCTGGGCGGTCACGACGTAGTCGACCTCGATGGCCTCGCCGTCGTCCGCGACGCGGAAGTTGACGACGCTCGTGGACACCTGTGCCTCGGCATCCGGACCGAAGGTCGTGAACGCCCAGAAGCCGATGACGACGACGAGCAGAACGGCACCGACGAGGTAGCCCCAGCGGTCGCGGCGGGTGGACTGTCGCGTGCCGTAGCGTTCGTCGAGAGCGGACGTCACCGTGCTCCTTCCGAGCGCCGCCGCCGATCTGGCGCGTTAGGCTCGATCCCAGGCTAACGTCTCCGAGGAGCACAGTGACACTTCGACTCATGGCGGTGCACGCGCACCCCGACGACGAATCCAGCAAGGGTGCCGCGACGTACGCGGCGTACGCGGATCGTGGGGTGGAGGTCATGGTCGTCAGCTGCACCGGCGGCGAGGCGGGCGACATCCTCAACCCCGGCATCGAGTCGATGCACCATGCGAAGCGTGACCTCGCCGGCCTCCGGCGCGTCGAGATGGCCGCCGCACAGCGCATCCTCGGCGTCGAGCACCGCTGGCTCGGCTACGTCGACTCCGGTATGGCACGCGAGGACGGCTCGCTGCCGCCCGCGAGCTTCGCCGCGATCCCCGTCGAGATCTCGGCCCGACCACTCATCCGTCTCGTTCGTGAGTTCCGTCCTCACGTGCTCATCACGTACGACGAGAACGGCGGCTACCCGCACCCCGACCACATCCGGTGCCACGAGGTCTCGATGCGTGCATGGATGCAGGCGGGCACGAACGACGACCCCGAGCTCGGCGAGCCGTGGACCGTCTCGAAGCTCTACTACGACCGCACCATGAACGCCGAGCGCGCCGAGTCGATGTTCGAGCTCGTCCAGCGCACCGATCCGGATTCGCCGCTCGCCGAGAAGATGGCGGAGATGGTGTCGTGGATGAGCCGCAAGCCGACGACGATCACGACGCGTGTGAGCGTCGGCGAGTTCTTCCCGCGGCGCGACGACGCACTTCGTGCCCACGCGAGCCAGGTCGCGCCCGACAGCGGCTTCTTCTTCGCCGTTCCCCGCGCGCTCGAGCTCGAGGCGTACCCGTACGAGGACTACCAGCTCGTCGACAGCCGGGTCGCGGTTACGACGCCCGAGAGCGACCTGTTCGAGGGCGTCGTCGACGAGGGCGGCGCTGCGTGAGCGCGTCGCTCGCCCTGCTCGGGGAACTCGTCCTCCAGGTCCCGACGCCGACGGACCCGCCGTTCGACCCGGACGACGTCACGCCCGGCGTCGTGGGCTTCGCGGCGATCTTCGTCCTCTTCCTGATGGTGTCGGCCATCGCGTTCGACCTCATCCGCCGGGTGCGTCGCGTCAAGTACCGCGAGGTCGTGCGGGAGAAGCTCGAGCGCGAGGTCGCCGAACGCGACGCGAACGCGGCCCGCGACGACGAGCCGTCGGCTGACGGCGGCGGCGTCACCGGGGCACGGGAGGCAACGGACCCTCCGGGTTCGGGCGGCGATCAGGCACGCTGACGCTCGCGCGGACGCCCGTCCATCGGGCCCGCGGACCCGTCGGGTGGCGCGAGCGCCCGAGCGGCGCGCCTCGCACGCCACCGCTCACGAGCCCGGCTCGTCAGGCGAACGTCGGCGGTGACAGGCAGATGAGCAGGATGCCCGTCCACTGGCAGAGGAACGCGAGCACCGTGAACACGTGGAAGATCTCGTGGAATCCGAAGCGGCCGGGCCACGGGTTCGGGCGCTTGAGGCCGTAGAACACCGCGCCGATCGTGTAGAGCACACCGCCCACGATGACGAGCACCATGAGCGCGACGCTCACGCGCAACAGATCGCCGAGGTACATGACCGCGGCCCAGCCGAGCGCGATGTAGAGGGCGACGTAGAGCCAGCGGGGCGCCGTCACCCAGAACACGCGGAACCCGATGCCGAGGAGCGCGGCACCCCACACGATGCCGAACAGCAGCCAGCCCTTGTCCGGGGGCAGCGCGACGAGCGAGATCGGCGTGTAGGTGCCGGCGATGAGCAGGAAGATGTTCGCGTGGTCGAAGCGCTTGAGCGCGACCTTCGTCCGCGGCGACCAGTCGAAGCGGTGGTAGAGCGCCGAGATGCCGAACAGCAGCCACGAGCACACGGCGAAGATCGAGGCGGCGAACTTCGCGAGGCCGCCGTCGGCGAGCACGATGAGGACGATGCCCGCGGCGATCGCGAGCGGCAGCGTGCCCGCGTGGATCCACCCGCGCCACGTCGGACGTGCCTCGGCCGCGTCCTGGCGCCGGGCCCGGTCGTCCGCCTCCATGATGGGCAGGTGCAGCGTCGGCTCTCGGCCGACGTCGAGGGAGTCGCCCGGCTCGGCGTCACCGGCGGTGGCGTCGCCGTTCGAGCGGGGGGTGGACGGGCCGCCGTGTGAGACGTCGGGGTCCACGTCGCGTGTCGCGCCGTCGTGGTCGTCGCGTGCGGGTTGGAGCTCGTGCTCGGCGTGTGGAGTCACACCTGCAGGGTACGCGCCGCTGTCTGGGGGCAGGTGGAGACCGGGCCGCTCGGGTACGCGGCGCAGTTCGGAGCCTGCGCGCGCTAGGTTGGTGCTCGTGGCACGGATGCGAATGAACGACGGGCGAGGACCGCTCTATCGTCTCTACCTGCGTCGCCTGCGGCACCAGATCGAGGGGCGTCCGAAGCCGAGACACGTCGCGATGATCATCGACGGGAACCGGCGGTGGGCGAAGCAGCTCGGGCATCCTGACGCCGCGCACGGCCACCGAGCGGGTGCCGCGAAGATGGTCGAGTTCATGAACTGGTGCGATCGCGACGGCATCGAGGTCGTCACGCTCTACCTCCTGTCGAACGACAACCTGCGGAGCCGGGGCAGCGAGGAGCTCGAGGCGCTCGTCGACATCATCTCGACGCTCGCCCGCGATCTCGCGGAGAACGAGCGCTGGCGCATCCAGCACGTGGGGGCGGTCGAAGGGCTCTCCGACACCCTTCGGGAGACGCTGCAGGAGGTGCAGGAGACGACCGCCGGGCGATCGGGAATGCACATCAATCTCGCGGTCGGTTACGGCGGCCGCAACGAGATCGTGGAGGCCGTCCGCGCCATCCTCCGCGAGGGCGCCGCCGACGGCCGGGATCCAGCGCAGATCGCGGACGCGATCACGGCGACCGAGATCGCGGAACACCTCTACACGGGCGGGCAGCCTGATCCCGATCTCGTCGTGCGCACATCCGGCGAGCAGCGGTTGAGCGACTTCATGCTGTGGCAGTCCGCGCACTCGGAGTTCTACTTCGTCGAGGCGCTCGGCCCCGATCTGCGCGAGGTGGACTTCGTCCGTGCGTTGCGCGACTACGCGGGACGTCAGCGTCGCTACGGCCAGTGAGCGTGCGGCTCCGGTGGTGTGGCCGTGTGATTCCGGCTGTGAGCGTGCGACTCCGGCCGTGACCGTGCGACTCCGGCCGTCGGCGCCTCCGCCGGGTCGGCGCATCCGCTGGACGGGACGCGCACGACACGCCGTGACCGGCCCGTCAGGACACGCCGCAGCACGTTCGACGTGTCCGTGTTCGTCGTCGACCATCGCCACATGGTCATCAGCGGTCACTCCGGTGCGCATCCGTCACGCCGTCGGTGAGCATTTGCCTCACGGGCGGTGAATTCTCGGCAGCCGGGGCCTCAATGAGCGTTCACCCGGCGGCGGCCGCGTACGGTGTGGTCATCAGGTACGGAGCCTGATCGAGACGGCCTCAATCGTTCGGCTCGACCCCTTCGACCACGGCCGCCTCGGTGAACACCGACGAGCCCGACGGCTCGGCGAAGGAGCACCCGACGTGTCCAACACCGCACCGCACCACGACGACCAGGCCGCCGGCGCGACCGCCGCCCACGAGCAGACCGCGACGACACTACGCACCTACGTCCTCGACACCTCGGTGCTCCTGAGCGATCCGCGCGCCCTGTTCCGCTTCGCCGAGCACGCCGTCGTGATCCCCGTCGTCGTCATCAGCGAGCTCGAGAAGAAGCGCGACGACCCCGAGATCGGGTACTTCGCACGCCAGGCGCTCCGCTACCTCGACCGCCTCCGCGACGAGCACGAACGCCTCGACTTCCCGATCAGCATCGGCGACGCGGGTGGCACGCTGCGCGTCGAGCTCAACCACTCGTCCGTCGCCTCGCTCCCGAGCGGCCTCCAGCTCGGCGACAACGACACGCGCATCCTCGCCGTCGCCCAGAACCTCGCCGACGAGGGACTCGCGGTCACGGTCGTGTCGA is drawn from Pseudoclavibacter chungangensis and contains these coding sequences:
- a CDS encoding MerR family transcriptional regulator, whose protein sequence is MPTDHVMARVLTELGETTEIDGTLPIEVIHRMVDVGDAGEPMSIAELAPLLGLSPHTLRYYEQAGLVHVGRDDAGRRVYDAEAQRRLVFITRMRLSGMPMRDLQHYVELVEAGSETEPERLDILVEHRDTIRRQIRELQLSLVATEYKIAVYGGATGSAGRDGTDADAGRGTGA
- a CDS encoding pyridoxal-phosphate dependent enzyme, translated to MSGAVERVLYEHPAARAWATSRGGGARDFHRTLPGYRATRLVDVPSLADELGVARVFVKEESERLGLPAFKILGASYAIARALAERLHLAEPPRLAALRAHAAAEPVTLVAATDGNHGRAVAHTARLLDLDAHVLVPSSISEAAKAAIAAEGAAVVELAAPYDEVVSAAARAADELGEHGLLVQDTAWEGYERVPRWIVDGHATMFGEIDEQLAACGVARVSLLAVPVGVGSFAHAAVRFARSSPHAPSVLSVEPDAAPALLESLRAGRTVSVATGETIMAGLNCGTPSSTAWPDLAPGVDLALTVTDAEATRAVLDLEALGVDAAPCGAATLAGVRALAALRPLGADDVVVLLSTEGRGANPQLAEVPGDDPQQPDATRERRS
- a CDS encoding LysR family transcriptional regulator produces the protein MIGGGDVYDVHRLRILREVRLRGTLAAVASALGYSPSAISHQLSILELETGATLLESVGRGVRLTPTALALVTHAENVLRELVRAEATVAAHRTDVVGTVRVATFQTAAWALVPAAVRSLAERHPGLELAFTHVAAETAVAGLLARDVDIALTERFPGEVPLRHDGVTVTPLLDDPLVLATPASWRPAEPVAPAVLAGRPWAMEHEGTGARTWTERVCHDAGFVPRIVAETDDVRLHVHLVRSGIVAAFVPALGLVTEDGIVTTPTGEHRSIGLAVRSGGERAPAVVAACDALAASVRHVSEVRSGRRSRTTR
- a CDS encoding LemA family protein translates to MELLPLWIALAVVIVIVAVIALVWISQRRRLVRLGDNADRAWGEVRGGIERRAELVPRLLEAVRTPASHENRAFEQAETAIADSLSAASPADASAVENRVQGAIRGLFSVAEGYPALQTDADFLALQKQLVDEENAIQSARRFYNGAARELGTAVRTFPSNVVARSMGEHEREFFEVADRAAIAEPPRVQF
- a CDS encoding AI-2E family transporter, producing the protein MTTSTPDGARTGSTRASHPDDGIGPSTGEAALVPRGMRIAGAYSWRFVAIVLALVPIGWLIAQAKIIVIPVLVAALLASLLSPLMKWLMHRARFPKWAALVVTLLVLFTAVSVLIYLVITQFASGLRFDVDAIQTQYQDFLALLENSWLHVTQEQITQATSQAISWFQSNVTNLLSSAVSAGSTAVAIATGALVTLFTLIFYLLDGRVIWLFIVTLFPRAARAAVDGAGLRGWESIGHYVRVQIVVALINAVGIGIGAAVLQVPFAIPIAIIVFLASFVPFVGAFASGTLAVVIALGANGLVNALIMLVIVVGVMQLESHVLQPLIMGNAVKVHPLGVLLAVSAGSIFGGIAGAVFAVPLVASAKVVVQYIASGEWHGLPDPTKVGRPPEPKPNRIVARVRETRGTDRKADPRHDEHDS
- the ilvA gene encoding threonine ammonia-lyase codes for the protein MTSTIPELELIEAAREIVNRVITSTPMDSARFLTDELGSPVFLKCENMQRTGSYKIRGATYRLSRLSDEQRERGVVAASAGNHAQGVAFAARELGIAATIFMPVGVPLPKLQATRGYGADVVLTGNNVAEALEAAKRFAAETGAEFIHPYDHIDVITGQATLALDVFDQLPDVDTIIVPIGGGGLISGVASAAIRHEEATGHHVRVIGVQAANSAPFPISVEAGRPVKISADPTIADGIAVDRPGDLTFEYVRDLVDDIVTVSEDDISRAILLLIERAKLVVEPAGATGVAAILAGRVVAAGKTVVVLSGGNIDPLMLEKVISTGLTASDRYMKMVIGLPDVPGQLATISRILAEVNANVIEVLHTRHNKGLQVTEVELEVSVETRGTEHARLVIEALRAAGYEPKLRRGETFVP
- the greA gene encoding transcription elongation factor GreA, which translates into the protein MSASSTETWLTPATFDRLKDELDTLSTTGREEIAKRIEEAREDGDLKENAGYHAAKDEQGKIEARIRELEAMLKNAVVGEAPEASGVVETGTVVTAELAGRESKFLLGSREMASQTELRVYSAESPLGAAILGLKQGDTTSFEAPNGKDMTVKVLNVETFTP
- a CDS encoding DUF4307 domain-containing protein → MTSALDERYGTRQSTRRDRWGYLVGAVLLVVVIGFWAFTTFGPDAEAQVSTSVVNFRVADDGEAIEVDYVVTAQPGTALACTIEATSAQSAVVGWVVVELPAAQLSTQAYTEVVSTVQTATTVVVEDCRVR
- the mca gene encoding mycothiol conjugate amidase Mca, producing MTLRLMAVHAHPDDESSKGAATYAAYADRGVEVMVVSCTGGEAGDILNPGIESMHHAKRDLAGLRRVEMAAAQRILGVEHRWLGYVDSGMAREDGSLPPASFAAIPVEISARPLIRLVREFRPHVLITYDENGGYPHPDHIRCHEVSMRAWMQAGTNDDPELGEPWTVSKLYYDRTMNAERAESMFELVQRTDPDSPLAEKMAEMVSWMSRKPTTITTRVSVGEFFPRRDDALRAHASQVAPDSGFFFAVPRALELEAYPYEDYQLVDSRVAVTTPESDLFEGVVDEGGAA
- the trhA gene encoding PAQR family membrane homeostasis protein TrhA, whose protein sequence is MEADDRARRQDAAEARPTWRGWIHAGTLPLAIAAGIVLIVLADGGLAKFAASIFAVCSWLLFGISALYHRFDWSPRTKVALKRFDHANIFLLIAGTYTPISLVALPPDKGWLLFGIVWGAALLGIGFRVFWVTAPRWLYVALYIALGWAAVMYLGDLLRVSVALMVLVIVGGVLYTIGAVFYGLKRPNPWPGRFGFHEIFHVFTVLAFLCQWTGILLICLSPPTFA
- a CDS encoding isoprenyl transferase — its product is MRMNDGRGPLYRLYLRRLRHQIEGRPKPRHVAMIIDGNRRWAKQLGHPDAAHGHRAGAAKMVEFMNWCDRDGIEVVTLYLLSNDNLRSRGSEELEALVDIISTLARDLAENERWRIQHVGAVEGLSDTLRETLQEVQETTAGRSGMHINLAVGYGGRNEIVEAVRAILREGAADGRDPAQIADAITATEIAEHLYTGGQPDPDLVVRTSGEQRLSDFMLWQSAHSEFYFVEALGPDLREVDFVRALRDYAGRQRRYGQ